AGCTCAGGGCCTGGACCTCACGGAGAGTTGCTAAGCCTTCGGAGTGGCTCCCGCCTGCTCCGGAAGGGCCTCGGCACCATCCTTGGTCACCCGGGTGGCGCCGAAGTAGTCGGGGGTGTCGATCTTGTCGAAGCGGATGACGGCTCCGGTGAACGGGGCGTTGATCATGTAGCCGCCGCCCACGTACATCCCGACGTGCCGGATCTCCCGAGAGTTCGTCAGATCATCGGAGAAGAAGACCAGATCACCGGGGAGCAGTTCGGCCCGCGAGGGATGCGACCCGGCGTTGTACTGGTCGTTCGCCACGCGGGGCAGCTCGATCCCCACGGTCTCGTACGCGGCCTTGGTCAGCCCCGAACAGTCGAAGCGCCCGTCCTGGTCGGGCGTCCCGTTGCCGCCCCACAGGTACGGGGTCCCGAGCTGCTTCTGCGCGAAGTACACGGCCCCGGCGGCCTGCTGCGAGGGCGCGATCCGCCCGACGGGGCGCGCGAAGCTCTTCTCCAGGGCGCGGATGGCCTTCACGTAGCCCTGCGTCTCGCTGATCGGGGGCACGCCCCCGGCCTTGATCACTCGGTA
The Streptomyces sp. NBC_00091 genome window above contains:
- a CDS encoding bifunctional lytic transglycosylase/C40 family peptidase, with the translated sequence MASGIGIGVCLTFVALLVVGTYSAAAGIAGGARGGAVGLVKGAVPAVYQPLVEKWGNLCPALNPALLAAQLYTESNWKPDVVSHADARGIAQFIPETWATYGIDGDGDGDRDIWDPKDAIPSAASYDCQLSKDVAKVPGDRSDNMLAAYNAGPYRVIKAGGVPPISETQGYVKAIRALEKSFARPVGRIAPSQQAAGAVYFAQKQLGTPYLWGGNGTPDQDGRFDCSGLTKAAYETVGIELPRVANDQYNAGSHPSRAELLPGDLVFFSDDLTNSREIRHVGMYVGGGYMINAPFTGAVIRFDKIDTPDYFGATRVTKDGAEALPEQAGATPKA